A window from Canis lupus familiaris isolate Mischka breed German Shepherd chromosome 18, alternate assembly UU_Cfam_GSD_1.0, whole genome shotgun sequence encodes these proteins:
- the SNX32 gene encoding sorting nexin-32 isoform X3, which translates to MPLGTKSSEWSGLRIPSKGPSSVSVDLQGDSSLQVEISDAVSERDKVKFTVQTKSCLPHFTQLEFSVVRQHEEFIWLHDAYVENEEYAGLIIPPAPPRPDFEASREKLQKLGEGDSSITREEFAKMKQELEAEYLAIFKKTVAMHEVFLQRLAAHPTLRRDHNFFVFLEYGQDLSVRGKNRKELLGGYLRNIVKSADEALITRMSGLKEVDDFFEHERTFLLEYHTRIRDACLRADRVMYSHKCLADDYIPISAALNSLGVQEVNQLKMSFLKLAEFFERLRKLEGRVASDEDLKLSDMLRYYMRDSQAAKDLLYRRLRALADYENANKALDKARTRNREVRTAESHQQRCCQRFERLSDSAKQELMDFKSRRVISFRKNLIELAELELKHAKGGGTQDTWV; encoded by the exons ATGCCTCTTGGCACTAAAAGCAGCGAATGGAGTGGTCTCAGGATCCCCTCAAAAGGG ccctCCTCCGTGTCAGTGGACCTGCAGGGAGACAGCTCCTTACAGGTGGAGATCTCTGATGCAGTGAGCGAGCGGGACAAGGTGAAGTTCACCGTTCAAACCAAG AGCTGCCTCCCTCACTTCACCCAGTTGGAGTTCTCAGTTGTGCGACAGCACGAGGAGTTCATCTGGCTACATGATGCCTATGTGGAAAATGAGGAGTACGCCGGTCTCATT atccccccagcccctccaagGCCAGACTTTGAGGCTTCAAGGGAAAAGCTGCAGAAGTTGGGTGAGGGGGACAGCTCCATCACGAGGGAAGAGTTTGCCAAAATGAAGCAGGAGCTGGAAGC GGAGTATCTCGCCATCTTTAAGAAGACAGTTGCAATGCATGAGGTCTTTCTGCAGCGCCTGGCGGCCCACCCTACCCTGCGCCGAGACCAcaacttctttgtctttttggaATATGGCCAGGAT CTGAGTGTCCGAGGAAAGAACAGGAAGGAGCTCCTTGGGGGATATCTGAGGAATATAGTTAAATCTGCAGATGAAGCCCTCATCACCAGGATGTCAGGGCTCAAG GAGGTGGATGACTTCTTTGAGCATGAGAGGACCTTCCTGCTGGAGTACCACACCCGCATCCGGGACGCCTGCCTGCGAGCAGACCGTGTCATGTACTCCCACAAGT GCCTGGCAGACGATTATATTCCTATCTCTGCTGCACTGAATAGTCTGGGAGTACAAGAAGTCAACCAGCTGAAGAT GAGCTTCCTCAAATTGGCAGAATTCTTCGAAAGGCTAAGG AAGCTGGAGGGCCGAGTGGCATCTGATGAGGACCTTAAGCTGTCAGACATGCTGAGATACTACATGCGAGACTCACAGGCAGCCAAG GACTTGCTGTACCGGCGGCTCCGAGCACTGGCTGACTATGAGAACGCCAACAAGGCACTGGACAAAGCACGCACCAGGAACCGGGAAGTGCGGACTGCTGAGAGCCACCAGCAACGGTGCTGCCAACGCTTTGAGCGCCTCTCCGACTCAGCCAAGCAGG AGCTCATGGATTTCAAGTCCCGCCGGGTCATCTCCTTCCGCAAGAACCTCATAGAGTTGGCAGAGCTGGAGCTCAAACACGCCAAG GGAGGTGGAACCCAAGACACTTGGGTCTGA
- the SNX32 gene encoding sorting nexin-32 isoform X4, whose protein sequence is MEGRQAGKESKQPSSVSVDLQGDSSLQVEISDAVSERDKVKFTVQTKSCLPHFTQLEFSVVRQHEEFIWLHDAYVENEEYAGLIIPPAPPRPDFEASREKLQKLGEGDSSITREEFAKMKQELEAEYLAIFKKTVAMHEVFLQRLAAHPTLRRDHNFFVFLEYGQDLSVRGKNRKELLGGYLRNIVKSADEALITRMSGLKEVDDFFEHERTFLLEYHTRIRDACLRADRVMYSHKCLADDYIPISAALNSLGVQEVNQLKMSFLKLAEFFERLRKLEGRVASDEDLKLSDMLRYYMRDSQAAKDLLYRRLRALADYENANKALDKARTRNREVRTAESHQQRCCQRFERLSDSAKQELMDFKSRRVISFRKNLIELAELELKHAKASTLLLWNTLLTLKGEP, encoded by the exons cagccctCCTCCGTGTCAGTGGACCTGCAGGGAGACAGCTCCTTACAGGTGGAGATCTCTGATGCAGTGAGCGAGCGGGACAAGGTGAAGTTCACCGTTCAAACCAAG AGCTGCCTCCCTCACTTCACCCAGTTGGAGTTCTCAGTTGTGCGACAGCACGAGGAGTTCATCTGGCTACATGATGCCTATGTGGAAAATGAGGAGTACGCCGGTCTCATT atccccccagcccctccaagGCCAGACTTTGAGGCTTCAAGGGAAAAGCTGCAGAAGTTGGGTGAGGGGGACAGCTCCATCACGAGGGAAGAGTTTGCCAAAATGAAGCAGGAGCTGGAAGC GGAGTATCTCGCCATCTTTAAGAAGACAGTTGCAATGCATGAGGTCTTTCTGCAGCGCCTGGCGGCCCACCCTACCCTGCGCCGAGACCAcaacttctttgtctttttggaATATGGCCAGGAT CTGAGTGTCCGAGGAAAGAACAGGAAGGAGCTCCTTGGGGGATATCTGAGGAATATAGTTAAATCTGCAGATGAAGCCCTCATCACCAGGATGTCAGGGCTCAAG GAGGTGGATGACTTCTTTGAGCATGAGAGGACCTTCCTGCTGGAGTACCACACCCGCATCCGGGACGCCTGCCTGCGAGCAGACCGTGTCATGTACTCCCACAAGT GCCTGGCAGACGATTATATTCCTATCTCTGCTGCACTGAATAGTCTGGGAGTACAAGAAGTCAACCAGCTGAAGAT GAGCTTCCTCAAATTGGCAGAATTCTTCGAAAGGCTAAGG AAGCTGGAGGGCCGAGTGGCATCTGATGAGGACCTTAAGCTGTCAGACATGCTGAGATACTACATGCGAGACTCACAGGCAGCCAAG GACTTGCTGTACCGGCGGCTCCGAGCACTGGCTGACTATGAGAACGCCAACAAGGCACTGGACAAAGCACGCACCAGGAACCGGGAAGTGCGGACTGCTGAGAGCCACCAGCAACGGTGCTGCCAACGCTTTGAGCGCCTCTCCGACTCAGCCAAGCAGG AGCTCATGGATTTCAAGTCCCGCCGGGTCATCTCCTTCCGCAAGAACCTCATAGAGTTGGCAGAGCTGGAGCTCAAACACGCCAAG GCCAGCACCCTGCTTCTCTGGAACACCCTTCTCACCCTCAAGGGGGAGCCTTAG
- the SNX32 gene encoding sorting nexin-32 isoform X2, protein MPLGTKSSEWSGLRIPSKGPSSVSVDLQGDSSLQVEISDAVSERDKVKFTVQTKLEFSVVRQHEEFIWLHDAYVENEEYAGLIIPPAPPRPDFEASREKLQKLGEGDSSITREEFAKMKQELEAEYLAIFKKTVAMHEVFLQRLAAHPTLRRDHNFFVFLEYGQDLSVRGKNRKELLGGYLRNIVKSADEALITRMSGLKEVDDFFEHERTFLLEYHTRIRDACLRADRVMYSHKCLADDYIPISAALNSLGVQEVNQLKMSFLKLAEFFERLRKLEGRVASDEDLKLSDMLRYYMRDSQAAKDLLYRRLRALADYENANKALDKARTRNREVRTAESHQQRCCQRFERLSDSAKQELMDFKSRRVISFRKNLIELAELELKHAKASTLLLWNTLLTLKGEP, encoded by the exons ATGCCTCTTGGCACTAAAAGCAGCGAATGGAGTGGTCTCAGGATCCCCTCAAAAGGG ccctCCTCCGTGTCAGTGGACCTGCAGGGAGACAGCTCCTTACAGGTGGAGATCTCTGATGCAGTGAGCGAGCGGGACAAGGTGAAGTTCACCGTTCAAACCAAG TTGGAGTTCTCAGTTGTGCGACAGCACGAGGAGTTCATCTGGCTACATGATGCCTATGTGGAAAATGAGGAGTACGCCGGTCTCATT atccccccagcccctccaagGCCAGACTTTGAGGCTTCAAGGGAAAAGCTGCAGAAGTTGGGTGAGGGGGACAGCTCCATCACGAGGGAAGAGTTTGCCAAAATGAAGCAGGAGCTGGAAGC GGAGTATCTCGCCATCTTTAAGAAGACAGTTGCAATGCATGAGGTCTTTCTGCAGCGCCTGGCGGCCCACCCTACCCTGCGCCGAGACCAcaacttctttgtctttttggaATATGGCCAGGAT CTGAGTGTCCGAGGAAAGAACAGGAAGGAGCTCCTTGGGGGATATCTGAGGAATATAGTTAAATCTGCAGATGAAGCCCTCATCACCAGGATGTCAGGGCTCAAG GAGGTGGATGACTTCTTTGAGCATGAGAGGACCTTCCTGCTGGAGTACCACACCCGCATCCGGGACGCCTGCCTGCGAGCAGACCGTGTCATGTACTCCCACAAGT GCCTGGCAGACGATTATATTCCTATCTCTGCTGCACTGAATAGTCTGGGAGTACAAGAAGTCAACCAGCTGAAGAT GAGCTTCCTCAAATTGGCAGAATTCTTCGAAAGGCTAAGG AAGCTGGAGGGCCGAGTGGCATCTGATGAGGACCTTAAGCTGTCAGACATGCTGAGATACTACATGCGAGACTCACAGGCAGCCAAG GACTTGCTGTACCGGCGGCTCCGAGCACTGGCTGACTATGAGAACGCCAACAAGGCACTGGACAAAGCACGCACCAGGAACCGGGAAGTGCGGACTGCTGAGAGCCACCAGCAACGGTGCTGCCAACGCTTTGAGCGCCTCTCCGACTCAGCCAAGCAGG AGCTCATGGATTTCAAGTCCCGCCGGGTCATCTCCTTCCGCAAGAACCTCATAGAGTTGGCAGAGCTGGAGCTCAAACACGCCAAG GCCAGCACCCTGCTTCTCTGGAACACCCTTCTCACCCTCAAGGGGGAGCCTTAG
- the SNX32 gene encoding sorting nexin-32 isoform X7 — MEGRQAGKESKPSSVSVDLQGDSSLQVEISDAVSERDKVKFTVQTKLEFSVVRQHEEFIWLHDAYVENEEYAGLIIPPAPPRPDFEASREKLQKLGEGDSSITREEFAKMKQELEAEYLAIFKKTVAMHEVFLQRLAAHPTLRRDHNFFVFLEYGQDLSVRGKNRKELLGGYLRNIVKSADEALITRMSGLKEVDDFFEHERTFLLEYHTRIRDACLRADRVMYSHKCLADDYIPISAALNSLGVQEVNQLKMSFLKLAEFFERLRKLEGRVASDEDLKLSDMLRYYMRDSQAAKDLLYRRLRALADYENANKALDKARTRNREVRTAESHQQRCCQRFERLSDSAKQELMDFKSRRVISFRKNLIELAELELKHAKASTLLLWNTLLTLKGEP; from the exons ccctCCTCCGTGTCAGTGGACCTGCAGGGAGACAGCTCCTTACAGGTGGAGATCTCTGATGCAGTGAGCGAGCGGGACAAGGTGAAGTTCACCGTTCAAACCAAG TTGGAGTTCTCAGTTGTGCGACAGCACGAGGAGTTCATCTGGCTACATGATGCCTATGTGGAAAATGAGGAGTACGCCGGTCTCATT atccccccagcccctccaagGCCAGACTTTGAGGCTTCAAGGGAAAAGCTGCAGAAGTTGGGTGAGGGGGACAGCTCCATCACGAGGGAAGAGTTTGCCAAAATGAAGCAGGAGCTGGAAGC GGAGTATCTCGCCATCTTTAAGAAGACAGTTGCAATGCATGAGGTCTTTCTGCAGCGCCTGGCGGCCCACCCTACCCTGCGCCGAGACCAcaacttctttgtctttttggaATATGGCCAGGAT CTGAGTGTCCGAGGAAAGAACAGGAAGGAGCTCCTTGGGGGATATCTGAGGAATATAGTTAAATCTGCAGATGAAGCCCTCATCACCAGGATGTCAGGGCTCAAG GAGGTGGATGACTTCTTTGAGCATGAGAGGACCTTCCTGCTGGAGTACCACACCCGCATCCGGGACGCCTGCCTGCGAGCAGACCGTGTCATGTACTCCCACAAGT GCCTGGCAGACGATTATATTCCTATCTCTGCTGCACTGAATAGTCTGGGAGTACAAGAAGTCAACCAGCTGAAGAT GAGCTTCCTCAAATTGGCAGAATTCTTCGAAAGGCTAAGG AAGCTGGAGGGCCGAGTGGCATCTGATGAGGACCTTAAGCTGTCAGACATGCTGAGATACTACATGCGAGACTCACAGGCAGCCAAG GACTTGCTGTACCGGCGGCTCCGAGCACTGGCTGACTATGAGAACGCCAACAAGGCACTGGACAAAGCACGCACCAGGAACCGGGAAGTGCGGACTGCTGAGAGCCACCAGCAACGGTGCTGCCAACGCTTTGAGCGCCTCTCCGACTCAGCCAAGCAGG AGCTCATGGATTTCAAGTCCCGCCGGGTCATCTCCTTCCGCAAGAACCTCATAGAGTTGGCAGAGCTGGAGCTCAAACACGCCAAG GCCAGCACCCTGCTTCTCTGGAACACCCTTCTCACCCTCAAGGGGGAGCCTTAG
- the SNX32 gene encoding sorting nexin-32 isoform X6 produces the protein MEGRQAGKESKQPSSVSVDLQGDSSLQVEISDAVSERDKVKFTVQTKLEFSVVRQHEEFIWLHDAYVENEEYAGLIIPPAPPRPDFEASREKLQKLGEGDSSITREEFAKMKQELEAEYLAIFKKTVAMHEVFLQRLAAHPTLRRDHNFFVFLEYGQDLSVRGKNRKELLGGYLRNIVKSADEALITRMSGLKEVDDFFEHERTFLLEYHTRIRDACLRADRVMYSHKCLADDYIPISAALNSLGVQEVNQLKMSFLKLAEFFERLRKLEGRVASDEDLKLSDMLRYYMRDSQAAKDLLYRRLRALADYENANKALDKARTRNREVRTAESHQQRCCQRFERLSDSAKQELMDFKSRRVISFRKNLIELAELELKHAKASTLLLWNTLLTLKGEP, from the exons cagccctCCTCCGTGTCAGTGGACCTGCAGGGAGACAGCTCCTTACAGGTGGAGATCTCTGATGCAGTGAGCGAGCGGGACAAGGTGAAGTTCACCGTTCAAACCAAG TTGGAGTTCTCAGTTGTGCGACAGCACGAGGAGTTCATCTGGCTACATGATGCCTATGTGGAAAATGAGGAGTACGCCGGTCTCATT atccccccagcccctccaagGCCAGACTTTGAGGCTTCAAGGGAAAAGCTGCAGAAGTTGGGTGAGGGGGACAGCTCCATCACGAGGGAAGAGTTTGCCAAAATGAAGCAGGAGCTGGAAGC GGAGTATCTCGCCATCTTTAAGAAGACAGTTGCAATGCATGAGGTCTTTCTGCAGCGCCTGGCGGCCCACCCTACCCTGCGCCGAGACCAcaacttctttgtctttttggaATATGGCCAGGAT CTGAGTGTCCGAGGAAAGAACAGGAAGGAGCTCCTTGGGGGATATCTGAGGAATATAGTTAAATCTGCAGATGAAGCCCTCATCACCAGGATGTCAGGGCTCAAG GAGGTGGATGACTTCTTTGAGCATGAGAGGACCTTCCTGCTGGAGTACCACACCCGCATCCGGGACGCCTGCCTGCGAGCAGACCGTGTCATGTACTCCCACAAGT GCCTGGCAGACGATTATATTCCTATCTCTGCTGCACTGAATAGTCTGGGAGTACAAGAAGTCAACCAGCTGAAGAT GAGCTTCCTCAAATTGGCAGAATTCTTCGAAAGGCTAAGG AAGCTGGAGGGCCGAGTGGCATCTGATGAGGACCTTAAGCTGTCAGACATGCTGAGATACTACATGCGAGACTCACAGGCAGCCAAG GACTTGCTGTACCGGCGGCTCCGAGCACTGGCTGACTATGAGAACGCCAACAAGGCACTGGACAAAGCACGCACCAGGAACCGGGAAGTGCGGACTGCTGAGAGCCACCAGCAACGGTGCTGCCAACGCTTTGAGCGCCTCTCCGACTCAGCCAAGCAGG AGCTCATGGATTTCAAGTCCCGCCGGGTCATCTCCTTCCGCAAGAACCTCATAGAGTTGGCAGAGCTGGAGCTCAAACACGCCAAG GCCAGCACCCTGCTTCTCTGGAACACCCTTCTCACCCTCAAGGGGGAGCCTTAG
- the SNX32 gene encoding sorting nexin-32 isoform X1: MCFVDKPMPLGTKSSEWSGLRIPSKGPSSVSVDLQGDSSLQVEISDAVSERDKVKFTVQTKSCLPHFTQLEFSVVRQHEEFIWLHDAYVENEEYAGLIIPPAPPRPDFEASREKLQKLGEGDSSITREEFAKMKQELEAEYLAIFKKTVAMHEVFLQRLAAHPTLRRDHNFFVFLEYGQDLSVRGKNRKELLGGYLRNIVKSADEALITRMSGLKEVDDFFEHERTFLLEYHTRIRDACLRADRVMYSHKCLADDYIPISAALNSLGVQEVNQLKMSFLKLAEFFERLRKLEGRVASDEDLKLSDMLRYYMRDSQAAKDLLYRRLRALADYENANKALDKARTRNREVRTAESHQQRCCQRFERLSDSAKQELMDFKSRRVISFRKNLIELAELELKHAKASTLLLWNTLLTLKGEP; the protein is encoded by the exons ATGTGTTTTGTTGACAAGCCAATGCCTCTTGGCACTAAAAGCAGCGAATGGAGTGGTCTCAGGATCCCCTCAAAAGGG ccctCCTCCGTGTCAGTGGACCTGCAGGGAGACAGCTCCTTACAGGTGGAGATCTCTGATGCAGTGAGCGAGCGGGACAAGGTGAAGTTCACCGTTCAAACCAAG AGCTGCCTCCCTCACTTCACCCAGTTGGAGTTCTCAGTTGTGCGACAGCACGAGGAGTTCATCTGGCTACATGATGCCTATGTGGAAAATGAGGAGTACGCCGGTCTCATT atccccccagcccctccaagGCCAGACTTTGAGGCTTCAAGGGAAAAGCTGCAGAAGTTGGGTGAGGGGGACAGCTCCATCACGAGGGAAGAGTTTGCCAAAATGAAGCAGGAGCTGGAAGC GGAGTATCTCGCCATCTTTAAGAAGACAGTTGCAATGCATGAGGTCTTTCTGCAGCGCCTGGCGGCCCACCCTACCCTGCGCCGAGACCAcaacttctttgtctttttggaATATGGCCAGGAT CTGAGTGTCCGAGGAAAGAACAGGAAGGAGCTCCTTGGGGGATATCTGAGGAATATAGTTAAATCTGCAGATGAAGCCCTCATCACCAGGATGTCAGGGCTCAAG GAGGTGGATGACTTCTTTGAGCATGAGAGGACCTTCCTGCTGGAGTACCACACCCGCATCCGGGACGCCTGCCTGCGAGCAGACCGTGTCATGTACTCCCACAAGT GCCTGGCAGACGATTATATTCCTATCTCTGCTGCACTGAATAGTCTGGGAGTACAAGAAGTCAACCAGCTGAAGAT GAGCTTCCTCAAATTGGCAGAATTCTTCGAAAGGCTAAGG AAGCTGGAGGGCCGAGTGGCATCTGATGAGGACCTTAAGCTGTCAGACATGCTGAGATACTACATGCGAGACTCACAGGCAGCCAAG GACTTGCTGTACCGGCGGCTCCGAGCACTGGCTGACTATGAGAACGCCAACAAGGCACTGGACAAAGCACGCACCAGGAACCGGGAAGTGCGGACTGCTGAGAGCCACCAGCAACGGTGCTGCCAACGCTTTGAGCGCCTCTCCGACTCAGCCAAGCAGG AGCTCATGGATTTCAAGTCCCGCCGGGTCATCTCCTTCCGCAAGAACCTCATAGAGTTGGCAGAGCTGGAGCTCAAACACGCCAAG GCCAGCACCCTGCTTCTCTGGAACACCCTTCTCACCCTCAAGGGGGAGCCTTAG
- the SNX32 gene encoding sorting nexin-32 isoform X8, which yields MCFVDKPMPLGTKSSEWSGLRIPSKGPSSVSVDLQGDSSLQVEISDAVSERDKVKFTVQTKSCLPHFTQLEFSVVRQHEEFIWLHDAYVENEEYAGLIIPPAPPRPDFEASREKLQKLGEGDSSITREEFAKMKQELEAEYLAIFKKTVAMHEVFLQRLAAHPTLRRDHNFFVFLEYGQDLSVRGKNRKELLGGYLRNIVKSADEALITRMSGLKEVDDFFEHERTFLLEYHTRIRDACLRADRVMYSHKCLADDYIPISAALNSLGVQEVNQLKMSFLKLAEFFERLRVWDPATAIQVLPLISWFPEHLQGLHICTAFGCCLIPTQPPRSRSEAIPLWSFPWPGLLNIRV from the exons ATGTGTTTTGTTGACAAGCCAATGCCTCTTGGCACTAAAAGCAGCGAATGGAGTGGTCTCAGGATCCCCTCAAAAGGG ccctCCTCCGTGTCAGTGGACCTGCAGGGAGACAGCTCCTTACAGGTGGAGATCTCTGATGCAGTGAGCGAGCGGGACAAGGTGAAGTTCACCGTTCAAACCAAG AGCTGCCTCCCTCACTTCACCCAGTTGGAGTTCTCAGTTGTGCGACAGCACGAGGAGTTCATCTGGCTACATGATGCCTATGTGGAAAATGAGGAGTACGCCGGTCTCATT atccccccagcccctccaagGCCAGACTTTGAGGCTTCAAGGGAAAAGCTGCAGAAGTTGGGTGAGGGGGACAGCTCCATCACGAGGGAAGAGTTTGCCAAAATGAAGCAGGAGCTGGAAGC GGAGTATCTCGCCATCTTTAAGAAGACAGTTGCAATGCATGAGGTCTTTCTGCAGCGCCTGGCGGCCCACCCTACCCTGCGCCGAGACCAcaacttctttgtctttttggaATATGGCCAGGAT CTGAGTGTCCGAGGAAAGAACAGGAAGGAGCTCCTTGGGGGATATCTGAGGAATATAGTTAAATCTGCAGATGAAGCCCTCATCACCAGGATGTCAGGGCTCAAG GAGGTGGATGACTTCTTTGAGCATGAGAGGACCTTCCTGCTGGAGTACCACACCCGCATCCGGGACGCCTGCCTGCGAGCAGACCGTGTCATGTACTCCCACAAGT GCCTGGCAGACGATTATATTCCTATCTCTGCTGCACTGAATAGTCTGGGAGTACAAGAAGTCAACCAGCTGAAGAT GAGCTTCCTCAAATTGGCAGAATTCTTCGAAAGGCTAAGG GTTTGGGATCCAGCCACTGCCATCCAAGTGCTCCCATTGATTTCATGGTTCCCTGAACACTTACAAGGTTTGCACATCTGCACAGCCTTTGGCTGTTGTCTGATTCCTACTCAACCCCCGAGATCCAGATCAGAAGCCATTCCTCTGTGGAGTTTTCCTTGGCCTGGTCTCCTGAACATCAGGGTTTGA
- the CFL1 gene encoding cofilin-1, translating into MASGVAVSDGVIKVFNDMKVRKSSTPEEVKKRKKAVLFCLSEDKKNIILEEGKEILVGDVGQTVDDPYATFVKMLPDKDCRYALYDATYETKESKKEDLVFIFWAPESAPLKSKMIYASSKDAIKKKLTGIKHELQANCYEEVKDRCTLAEKLGGSAVISLEGKPL; encoded by the exons ATG GCCTCTGGCGTGGCGGTTTCTGATGGCGTCATCAAAGTGTTCAATGACATGAAGGTGCGTAAGTCTTCAACACCCGAGGAAGTGAAGAAGCGCAAGAAGGCAGTTCTTTTCTGCCTGAGCGAGGACAAGAAGAACATCATCCTCGAGGAGGGCAAGGAGATCCTGGTAGGTGATGTGGGCCAGACTGTAGATGACCCCTACGCCACCTTTGTCAAGATGCTACCAGACAAGGACTGCCGCTATGCCCTCTATGACGCAACCTATGAGACCAAGGAGAGCAAGAAGGAGGACCTGGTGTTTATCTTCTG GGCACCTGAGTCTGCACCCCTTAAGAGCAAAATGATTTATGCCAGCTCCAAGGATGCCATCAAGAAAAAGCTGACTG GGATCAAGCATGAGTTACAAGCAAACTGCTACGAGGAGGTCAAGGACCGCTGCACCCTGGCAGAGAAACTGGGGGGCAGTGCCGTCATCTCTCTGGAGGGCAAGCCTTTGtga
- the SNX32 gene encoding sorting nexin-32 isoform X5, whose translation MEGRQAGKESKPSSVSVDLQGDSSLQVEISDAVSERDKVKFTVQTKSCLPHFTQLEFSVVRQHEEFIWLHDAYVENEEYAGLIIPPAPPRPDFEASREKLQKLGEGDSSITREEFAKMKQELEAEYLAIFKKTVAMHEVFLQRLAAHPTLRRDHNFFVFLEYGQDLSVRGKNRKELLGGYLRNIVKSADEALITRMSGLKEVDDFFEHERTFLLEYHTRIRDACLRADRVMYSHKCLADDYIPISAALNSLGVQEVNQLKMSFLKLAEFFERLRKLEGRVASDEDLKLSDMLRYYMRDSQAAKDLLYRRLRALADYENANKALDKARTRNREVRTAESHQQRCCQRFERLSDSAKQELMDFKSRRVISFRKNLIELAELELKHAKASTLLLWNTLLTLKGEP comes from the exons ccctCCTCCGTGTCAGTGGACCTGCAGGGAGACAGCTCCTTACAGGTGGAGATCTCTGATGCAGTGAGCGAGCGGGACAAGGTGAAGTTCACCGTTCAAACCAAG AGCTGCCTCCCTCACTTCACCCAGTTGGAGTTCTCAGTTGTGCGACAGCACGAGGAGTTCATCTGGCTACATGATGCCTATGTGGAAAATGAGGAGTACGCCGGTCTCATT atccccccagcccctccaagGCCAGACTTTGAGGCTTCAAGGGAAAAGCTGCAGAAGTTGGGTGAGGGGGACAGCTCCATCACGAGGGAAGAGTTTGCCAAAATGAAGCAGGAGCTGGAAGC GGAGTATCTCGCCATCTTTAAGAAGACAGTTGCAATGCATGAGGTCTTTCTGCAGCGCCTGGCGGCCCACCCTACCCTGCGCCGAGACCAcaacttctttgtctttttggaATATGGCCAGGAT CTGAGTGTCCGAGGAAAGAACAGGAAGGAGCTCCTTGGGGGATATCTGAGGAATATAGTTAAATCTGCAGATGAAGCCCTCATCACCAGGATGTCAGGGCTCAAG GAGGTGGATGACTTCTTTGAGCATGAGAGGACCTTCCTGCTGGAGTACCACACCCGCATCCGGGACGCCTGCCTGCGAGCAGACCGTGTCATGTACTCCCACAAGT GCCTGGCAGACGATTATATTCCTATCTCTGCTGCACTGAATAGTCTGGGAGTACAAGAAGTCAACCAGCTGAAGAT GAGCTTCCTCAAATTGGCAGAATTCTTCGAAAGGCTAAGG AAGCTGGAGGGCCGAGTGGCATCTGATGAGGACCTTAAGCTGTCAGACATGCTGAGATACTACATGCGAGACTCACAGGCAGCCAAG GACTTGCTGTACCGGCGGCTCCGAGCACTGGCTGACTATGAGAACGCCAACAAGGCACTGGACAAAGCACGCACCAGGAACCGGGAAGTGCGGACTGCTGAGAGCCACCAGCAACGGTGCTGCCAACGCTTTGAGCGCCTCTCCGACTCAGCCAAGCAGG AGCTCATGGATTTCAAGTCCCGCCGGGTCATCTCCTTCCGCAAGAACCTCATAGAGTTGGCAGAGCTGGAGCTCAAACACGCCAAG GCCAGCACCCTGCTTCTCTGGAACACCCTTCTCACCCTCAAGGGGGAGCCTTAG